The window AGATGCTGCGGCGCATGATAGGAGAAGACATAAACCTCGTATGGCTGCCGGGTAAAAATGTGTGGCCGGTCAAGATCGACCCTTCCCAGATTGACCAGATACTGGCCAACCTCTGCGTTAATGCACGCGACGCCATCACCGGTGTGGGTAAAATTACCATTGAAACACAATCGGTGACATTTGACGAATCATACTGTACAAACCACCCGGAGTATACCGCAGGAGATTATGTGATGCTGGCCGTAACTGACGACGGCTGCGGCATGAGCGAAGAGACACTGGAAAAAGTTTTCGAGCCGTATTTCACCACCAAGGATATCGGCAAAGGAACTGGGCTCGGGCTTGCAACGGTTTACGGCATCGTAAAGCAGAACGAAGGATACATAAATGTCTTCAGCATTCCCGGCCAGGGTACTTCTTTCAGGATATATCTTCCCAGGTACAAGGCAATCACAGAACAACACACAAAAGAAGATCATACGGCTCCCAATATGCATGGTCATGAGACCCTGCTGGTTGTGGAGGATGAGCCGTCAATCCTGGACATGGTAAAGATCATACTCGAGGGTCTGGGATATCAGGTCCTGACTGCATCGTCACCGAGTGAAGCGATCAGTGTAGCAAAGGAACATTTCGGAAAGATACATCTGCTTGTAACCGATGTAGTTATGCCGGAAATGAACGGCCGTGACCTGGCAAAAGAACTGGTTTCCCATTACCCTGAGATGAAGCTTCTTTATATGTCTGGCTATGCAGGCGATATCGTTTCTCTTCACGGAGTACTGGTTGAGCGAGTAAATTTCATACAGAAGCCTTTTTCGAGACAAACCCTTGCGGCAAAGGTGCGAGAAGCACTTGACAATAAGCAGTAAAAGGCGAATCAACAAAGTACCGGATTAATCGAACCAGGGCCGCAGTCGTGTAAACCGCGGCAGAGGACTATGGTAAGGGTTCTCATCAAGACCGCACTCCTTATGACCCTTTTCTATTAAAGTTAGGATGAAGCTTAAGAAATCTTGAAACAGGAGGTGCAGTAATGCTTAAGGAATTCAAGGAATTTGCGATAAAGGGAAATGCCATGGACATGGCGGTCGGAATCATAATAGGCGCCGCCTTCGGTGCAATCGTCAAATCGCTGGTCGACGACATCATCATGCCGCCTATAGGCCTGCTGCTTGGAAATGTCGATTTCTCTGACCTGTTCATCGTCCTGAAGGCAGGCAAGGATGCAGCGGCAACCTATGCTACCCTTGCCCAGGCAAAGGCGGCCGGAGCCGTCACGCTGAACTACGGCGCATTCATAAATGTCATAGTTTCTTTCCTTATAATATCGTTCGCAGTTTTTCTTCTGGTGAAGGCCATGAACAAATTCAGGAAGGCCGCCGAAACTACAACAAGAGACTGCCCCTATTGTCTGTCTGTTATCCCCAAAAAGGCTAACAAATGCAGCCATTGCAGTTCCGAGGTCAAGCCTGTTGATTAGATGAATTTAAGGAATTCAGGCAAAGGGATGATTTCATGTCCGGACAGATCGAAGAGGTAAAGGTCAATCTTATAGATCAAAAGGTTAAATTCAGGGGTGAGTCGGTATCGAATCCTGACACACCTGTTATCTTTGACTATATTCCTCCAGTGGGAGACGGTGAAGGGTATAATGGGCTCGAATTGCTGCTCATGAGCCTCAGCGGTTGCAGCGCCACAGCTGTTGTTTTTCTGTTGAGAAAAATGGGGAAAACCGTTTCAGGTTTTGAGGTCAAGGCAAAAGGAATAAAAACGGAACAGCCGCCACTGAAATTTGAAAGGATTTTTCTGGAATTCGTTCTAAAATCATATGACGCAAGAGACGTGGACATGCAAAAGACCATGAAGCTTGCCGAAGAATCAGTCTGCCCTGTCTGGCAGATGATAAAGAACAATGTTGAAGTCGTCCCTGAATATAAGATCATTACTGAGGTTCATAGTAAAGAACACCACAAATCCGTTAAGCCTGAAATCGCATGATCATGACCGGCTTGTTTGCCGGAGTATAATATAAAATAAGCAGTCCACTTGTATTTTATAAAGGTTTCATTAATTTTAAGATATTCAATTATTGGAACGATTCACCCGAACCCGGCTTGCTGTACACTATTCAGGCATGGAGAATCAGGAGGTGGAGTCCATGGAAACCCGGGATAAAACCAAAATAAATGCCGATGCTGGAAATAAATCCTTAGAATACCCTGAAAGAAAGCCACAAATTCTTTCCATATGGTTTGTCCCCGCCCTTTTGCAATGTGCGCTCATTATTATTTCCCTGACTGTTCTCTGGCTCATTCAAAAAAACATCGACACCTCAAAGCAGAATCAAATCGTTAATAATGTTGAATCAACAGCGGAAAGCATACGTTTGAGGCTTAAGGGAAACCAGGAGTATCTACTTATGCTTGCATCAGACCGATCAGAGGGAGCCTTGAATTCCCAATCTTTTCAGGAACGTGCCTCCCAATATGTTGCCGACCACCCGGAAATGATATGCATTAACTGGGTGGATGCAACTTATACCATTACCGATGTGGCGCCTATCGCCCCCAATAAACAGATAGTAGGATTGCGGCTTAAACTGCCCGAACCGAAACGCGCCTCAAGGCTGGCCATGAAAACACGGCAACCTGTCTATACACATCCGTTTGTAGTTATTCAGGGCGACCTTGCTTATGAGTTATGGGTTCCGGTTTTTCATGATGGCGTATTTCTTGGATTATTCGGCGGCATATATTCCTATGAAAAGACTCTGCGTTTTCTTCTCAGTCCTCAAATTTTCAAGACATACAATGTCAGTCTGGTGGATGTCTCAGGAAAAGTTCTTCTGGAGATGCCTCCAACAAAATCCGTGGATGATAAACTGGTTCACCGCACCCCCCTTATCCTGCCCGAAAACGGGGCACTGCTGCAGTTTAAAGGATACGGTCCCGGGGTGCTTGAGCGCAGTTTGTTTTTACTGGAAATCCTCTGCTTGTCATTAGCATCCGGTATAGCCTATGTAAT is drawn from Desulfomonilia bacterium and contains these coding sequences:
- a CDS encoding OsmC family protein is translated as MSGQIEEVKVNLIDQKVKFRGESVSNPDTPVIFDYIPPVGDGEGYNGLELLLMSLSGCSATAVVFLLRKMGKTVSGFEVKAKGIKTEQPPLKFERIFLEFVLKSYDARDVDMQKTMKLAEESVCPVWQMIKNNVEVVPEYKIITEVHSKEHHKSVKPEIA
- the mscL gene encoding large-conductance mechanosensitive channel protein MscL, translated to MLKEFKEFAIKGNAMDMAVGIIIGAAFGAIVKSLVDDIIMPPIGLLLGNVDFSDLFIVLKAGKDAAATYATLAQAKAAGAVTLNYGAFINVIVSFLIISFAVFLLVKAMNKFRKAAETTTRDCPYCLSVIPKKANKCSHCSSEVKPVD